A region of Candidatus Endomicrobium procryptotermitis DNA encodes the following proteins:
- a CDS encoding metallophosphoesterase, whose amino-acid sequence MLIGVISDTHNDIGCIRKAVNFFNLRNADLVLHCGDIFSPFSAKEFSKLNCGFKAVYGNNDIERSALENIISEFGMIQEAPFEFKISGKLFIMAHRPLNIGIIVADGKHDYVLYGHLHKASIEKQGKTTILNPGEACGQRYGRKTIALIDLVINHTEIFDLDNLF is encoded by the coding sequence ATGTTAATCGGCGTTATATCAGATACGCATAATGATATAGGCTGCATACGTAAAGCCGTTAATTTTTTTAATCTCCGCAATGCAGATTTGGTTTTACATTGCGGGGATATTTTTTCACCTTTTTCCGCTAAAGAATTTTCTAAGCTTAACTGCGGTTTTAAAGCTGTTTATGGCAATAATGATATAGAACGCTCTGCTCTTGAAAACATCATTTCAGAGTTCGGAATGATACAAGAAGCTCCTTTTGAATTTAAAATTTCAGGAAAACTATTTATCATGGCGCACAGACCTTTAAATATCGGAATAATTGTGGCGGACGGAAAACACGATTATGTTTTATACGGACATCTTCATAAAGCAAGCATAGAAAAACAAGGAAAAACCACGATATTAAATCCCGGCGAAGCGTGCGGACAGCGTTATGGAAGAAAAACCATAGCTTTAATAGATTTGGTCATAAACCATACTGAAATTTTTGATTTGGATAATCTGTTTTGA